From a single Glycine soja cultivar W05 chromosome 19, ASM419377v2, whole genome shotgun sequence genomic region:
- the LOC114398158 gene encoding plant UBX domain-containing protein 1-like, with translation MVVSGSFPLTSKRRRVTSFCSTDMDAETAKAKLAAVKERFGREIHVFETSVVSLSSKAALSNGEETDDFYEFTAEDYYRLLATKKEDKFLKTRKIREAEEAARRSRITKAVIRVRFPDNHTLEVTFHPSETIQSLIDLLTKVIAQPEQPFYIYTTPPKKVINDMSRDFYTAGFCPGAIVYFSYNVPKGDSTVGDHTSPYLQEEILSLKDLHDAIDQGQQSEPVVQSEPEPAVATHPHPVEERKPAEKKVVKPKWLKM, from the exons ATGGTCGTGAGTGGTTCCTTCCCACTAACTTCGAAGCGGAGAAGGGTCACCAGCTTTTGTTCCACCGACATGGATGCTGAAACTGCTAAG GCCAAGCTTGCTGCTGTGAAAGAAAGATTTGGACGAGAGATCCATGTTTTTGAAACATCAGTTGTTTCTTTATCTTCAAAGGCTGCATTATCCAATG GAGAGGAGACTGATGACTTCTATGAGTTTACTGCTGAAGATTATTACAGGCTTTTGGCTACTAAAAAGGAAG ATAAATTCTTGAAGACTCGAAAAATCCGAGAAGCAGAAGAGGCAGCTCGTAGGTCAAGAATAACCAAA GCTGTAATTAGAGTTCGCTTCCCCGATAATCACACGTTGGAGGTTACCTTCCACCCATCCGAAACAATCCAGAGTTTAATTGATCTCCTCACTAAAGTTATTGCACAGCCAGAGCAaccattttatatat ACACTACTCCGCCTAAGAAGGTGATCAATGACATGTCTCGGGATTTTTACACTGCTGGCTTTTGTCCTGGTGCCATTGTGTACTTCTCATACAATGTCCCAAAAG GTGATAGCACAGTGGGTGACCATACTAGTCCTTACCTCCAAGAAGAGATATTGTCTTTGAAGGATTTGCACGATGCAATTGATCAAGGCCAGCAATCTGAGCCTGTAGTACAGTCAGAACCAGAACCTGCAGTGGCAACTCATCCCCATCCCGTCGAAGAACGCAAACCTGCTGAGAAAAAGGTTGTTAAACCAAAGTGGCTAAAAATGTGA
- the LOC114400324 gene encoding U4/U6 small nuclear ribonucleoprotein Prp31 homolog yields the protein MATLADSFLADLDELSDNEAEIPEDNDVDAADMEEDVDGDLADLENLNYDDLDSVSKLQKTQRYTDVIQKVEEALNKKESEVLFQVVDIEDDPEYQLIVDCNALSVDIENEIVIIHNFIRDKYRLKFPELESLVHHPIDYARVVKKIGNEMDLTLVDLEGLLPSAIIMVVSVTASTTTGKPLPEEVLSKTVEACDRALDLDSAKKKVLDFVESRMGYIAPNLSAIVGSAVAAKLMGTAGGLASLAKMPACNVQLLGAKKKNLAGFSTATSQFRVGYLEQTEIFQTTPPSLRMRACRLLAAKSTLAARVDSIRGDPSGKTGRAFKDEIHKKIEKWQEPPPAKQPKPLPVPDSEPKKKRGGRRLRKMKERYAITDMRKLANRMQFGVPEESSLGDGLGEGYGMLGQAGSGKLRVSVGQSKLAAKVAKKFKEKNYGSSGATSGLTSSLAFTPVQGIELSNPQAHAHQLGSGTQSTYFSETGTFSKIKRT from the exons ATG GCCACGCTTGCCGATTCTTTTCTCGCCGACCTCGATGAACTCTCTGATAACGAGGCTGAAATTCCC gAGGATAACGATGTGGATGCCGCAGACATGGAAGAGGATGTCGATGGCGACCTTGCCGACCTAGAAAACCTAAACTATGATGACTTGGACAGTGTTTCCAAGTTGCAGAAAACCCAGAGGTACACTGATGTTATCCAG AAAGTGGAAGAGGCACTTAATAAAAAGGAGTCTGAGGTCTTGTTTCAGGTAGTGGATATAGAAGATGATCCTGAATACCAACTGATTGTGGATTGCAATGCACTGTCAGTtgatattgaaaatgaaattgttaTTATTCACAACTTTATTCGTGATAAGTATCGGTTGAAATTTCCGGAGCTTGAGTCACTGGTGCATCACCCGATTGATTATGCTCGTGTTGTTAAGAAGATAGGAAATGAAATGGATCTGACTCTTGTGGATTTAGAAGGGCTTTTACCCTCGGCTATTATTATGGTTGTCTCTGTTACAGCATCAACTACAACTGGAAAGCCTCTCCCAGAAGAAGTGCTTAGTAAGACAGTTGAGGCCTGTGATCGAGCTCTTGATCTTGACTCAGCAaagaagaaagttcttgatTTCGTTGAGAGTAGAATGGGCTACATTGCACCTAATCTTTCTGCTATAGTTGGGAGTGCTGTTGCAGCTAAACTCATGGGGACAGCTGGTGGTCTAGCATCTCTTGCAAAGATGCCTGCTTGTAATGTTCAGCTTCTTGGTGCCAAGAAAAAGAATCTTGCTGGGTTCTCCACAGCAACATCTCAATTTCGTGTAGGTTACCTTGAGCAAACAGAAATATTTCAGACTACTCCTCCTTCTCTAAGGATGCGAGCATGCCGACTCCTGGCTGCAAAGTCTACACTTGCAGCCCGAGTAGATTCAATACGTGGGGATCCATCTGGAAAGACTGGAAGGGCTTTCAAGGATGAGATTCacaaaaaaattgagaagtggCAGGAGCCCCCTCCTGCTAAGCAACCAAAACCGCTTCCAGTTCCAGATTCTGAGCCTAAAAAGAAGAGAGGTGGTCGTCGTCTTAGGAAGATGAAGGAAAG GTATGCAATAACAGACATGAGGAAGTTAGCCAATAGGATGCAATTTGGAGTCCCAGAAGAGAGTTCATTAG GAGATGGTCTGGGTGAGGGCTATGGAATGCTTGGTCAGGCTGGCAGTGGCAAGCTTCGTGTGTCTGTTGGTCAAAGCAAACTTGCAGCAAAAGTTGCTAAAAA ATTCAAGGAAAAGAATTATGGTAGCAGTGGTGCTACCTCTGGTTTGACATCAAGTCTTGCATTCACACCAGTGCAG GGGATTGAGCTGTCAAATCCACAGGCTCATGCACACCAACTTGGTAGTGGAACTCAAAGCACGTATTTCTCTGAAACTGGAACATTTTCAAAGATCAAGAGGACATGA
- the LOC114398711 gene encoding uncharacterized protein LOC114398711: MLDDVVKFVGEENVVQVITDNAANFKAAGEFFMHTWPHMYWTPCATYCIDLILEDLEKHLKVHEVTIKKGRKITTYIYGRTMLISMLKKYTNGRDLVRPGMTRFATAYLTLVCLHEMKASLMRLFSSEEWKKSKFGTSQEGRKVEDSVLDNRFWKNVSICLKVAAPLMVVHRLVDSDQQPAMGFIYVEMDRANERIKSNFNNVKKNYELVWEIIDKRWENQLYRPLHAATYYLNPQLHFEDDFKKDNGEVKEGLFICMMRLVKDVGVRNKINGQLLEFHFAKGLFSMENAINSRKTMPPTEWWEMFGDECAELKWFAICVLSLTCTSSGCEPNWSSFEMVIELHDFICVS, from the exons ATGTTAGATGATGTTGTCAAATTTGTTGGAGAAGAGAATGTAGTTCAAGTGATTACTGATAATGCTGCGAATTTCAAAGCAGCAGGAGAATTTTTTATGCATACTTGGCCGCATATGTATTGGACTCCATGTGCTACCTATTGCATTGATCTGATACTTGAGGACTTGGAGAAACATTTGAAGGTTCATGAAGTTACTATAAAGAAGGGAAGAAAGATAACAACTTATATATATGGTAGAACAATGCTTATTAGCATGCTCAAGAAGTACACAAATGGTAGGGACCTGGTTAGACCAGGTATGACTAGATTTGCAACTGCTTACTTGACTTTAGTTTGTCTCCATGAAATGAAAGCATCTTTGATGAGGTTGTTCAGTTCTGAGGAGTGGAAAAAAAGTAAGTTTGGAACTTCGCAGGAGGGGAGAAAAGTAGAAGATTCGGTTTTGGATAATAGATTTTGGAAGAATGTATCCATATGCCTCAAAGTTGCTGCCCCTCTTATGGTAGTCCATCGATTAGTGGATTCTGATCAACAACCCGCCATGGGTTTCATATATGTTGAGATGGATCGTGCAAATGAAAGGATTAAAAGTAACTTCAATAATGTGAAGAAAAA TTATGAACTTGTTTGGGAAATTATTGATAAGAGGTGGGAGAACCAACTTTATAGGCCTTTGCATGCAGCTACATATTATCTTAATCCTCAATTGCATTTTGAAgatgattttaaaaaagataatggaGAAGTGAAAGAAGGATTGTTTATTTGTATGATGAGATTGGTAAAGGATGTTGGGGTAAGGAACAAAATTAATGGACAGCTTCTTGAATTTCATTTTGCCAAAGGTCTTTTTTCTATGGAGAATGCAATAAACTCTAGGAAGACTATGCCACCTACAGAATGGTGGGAAATGTTTGGGGATGAATGTGCAGAATTAAAGTGGTTTGCTATTTGTGTTTTGAGCTTAACTTGCACTTCTTCTGGATGTGAGCCTAATTGGAGCTCATTTGAAATGGTAATTGAACTTCATGACTTTATTTGTGTttcttaa